A single Natrialba magadii ATCC 43099 DNA region contains:
- a CDS encoding IclR family transcriptional regulator, translating to MSPHGNDSASTQIKSVNTTLRIVEELKHQNGATVSELATTVGVSKGTVHKHLATLREHDYVVNDNGKYRIGLHFLDIGGYALHQFDSIKQIESKVRELAERTGETVQFSTEEHGRSVVLAREAGQMGVFTRARLGKRFYMHQISGGKAILAHLPKQRVQQIIDQHGLPAATNSTITTETELFEELKAIRDRGYAFNRAESTDGLHAIGVPLIGPDGDVLGAFAVAGPSHRMHSERFEDEIPNVMQSVVNEIELNLTYS from the coding sequence ATGTCCCCACACGGAAACGATTCGGCGTCAACGCAGATTAAAAGCGTTAACACAACCCTCAGAATAGTTGAGGAGCTAAAACACCAGAATGGGGCAACCGTTTCGGAACTGGCTACGACGGTCGGAGTGTCAAAAGGGACAGTGCACAAACACCTAGCAACGCTCCGTGAACACGATTATGTTGTCAACGACAACGGAAAGTACCGAATTGGTCTCCATTTTCTGGATATCGGCGGATATGCACTCCACCAGTTTGACAGCATCAAACAAATCGAGTCCAAGGTGAGAGAGCTGGCAGAACGGACTGGTGAGACGGTCCAGTTTTCCACTGAAGAGCACGGTCGGTCTGTCGTGTTAGCACGAGAGGCAGGACAGATGGGTGTCTTCACCCGCGCTCGCCTCGGGAAACGCTTCTATATGCACCAAATCTCGGGCGGGAAAGCAATTCTCGCCCACTTGCCGAAACAGCGCGTCCAACAAATAATAGATCAGCACGGACTACCCGCTGCAACGAATTCGACGATTACAACCGAAACTGAGCTCTTTGAGGAACTGAAGGCGATCCGAGACCGGGGATATGCGTTCAATCGCGCCGAAAGCACAGACGGACTCCATGCTATTGGTGTTCCGCTAATCGGCCCCGATGGAGACGTACTTGGAGCATTTGCCGTTGCCGGTCCAAGCCACCGAATGCATAGCGAACGATTCGAAGATGAAATTCCAAACGTCATGCAAAGTGTTGTTAACGAGATTGAGTTGAACCTCACATACTCGTGA
- a CDS encoding thiolase domain-containing protein, translated as MPDAYVVGAGQSDYGSFPSESYRSLFRTAFEEAVASVPNGVETDDVDEAFIGTLGVGGRQLGLSGPAVTEHVGLDGVPCTRVENACAASGFATRQAVQAVKSGMADVVLAGGFEIMTDMSSDATKYWLGVSGETEWERLSGTTFSGVYAQMASAHMEEYGTTREQLSRVAVKNHANGAKNPHAQLGFECSLEDAQSAPVVADPLNLYHCCPTSDGAACALIVSEDVVDDYTDDPIRVAGVGAGSDSVGLFQRDSYTGVPASQRAAETAYEMADISPEELDFAEVHDCFAIAELLAYEDLGFCEKGGAGEFIESGATELGGELPVNTSGGLKSKGHPIGATGSGQVVEAFKQLSGKAGERQVENPVRGLTHNVGGSGGASVIHIFEKETEVSA; from the coding sequence ATGCCAGACGCTTACGTAGTCGGTGCAGGACAATCAGACTATGGTTCGTTTCCAAGTGAAAGCTACCGCTCATTGTTCCGAACGGCGTTCGAGGAAGCAGTAGCGAGCGTTCCGAACGGAGTCGAGACGGACGACGTCGACGAAGCCTTTATCGGCACGCTCGGCGTCGGTGGCCGCCAGCTCGGACTCTCGGGGCCGGCAGTAACCGAACACGTCGGTCTCGATGGCGTTCCGTGCACGCGCGTCGAAAACGCCTGCGCAGCGAGTGGCTTTGCGACTCGCCAGGCCGTCCAGGCAGTCAAGTCCGGCATGGCGGACGTCGTCCTCGCGGGCGGCTTCGAGATTATGACGGACATGAGTTCGGACGCGACGAAGTACTGGCTCGGCGTCTCCGGTGAAACCGAGTGGGAGCGACTCTCTGGTACCACTTTCTCCGGGGTGTACGCCCAGATGGCAAGCGCCCACATGGAAGAGTACGGCACCACGCGCGAGCAACTCTCGCGCGTCGCCGTCAAGAACCACGCTAACGGCGCGAAGAACCCGCACGCGCAACTGGGATTCGAGTGTTCACTCGAGGACGCCCAGTCGGCACCGGTCGTCGCGGATCCGCTCAATCTCTACCACTGCTGTCCGACCTCCGACGGTGCGGCCTGTGCACTGATCGTCAGCGAGGATGTCGTCGACGACTATACGGACGATCCGATCCGCGTCGCCGGCGTCGGTGCTGGCAGCGACAGTGTCGGACTCTTCCAGCGTGATTCCTACACGGGCGTCCCGGCGAGCCAGCGTGCCGCTGAAACGGCCTACGAGATGGCTGACATCAGCCCAGAAGAACTCGACTTCGCGGAGGTCCACGACTGCTTCGCGATCGCTGAACTGCTGGCCTACGAGGATCTCGGCTTCTGCGAGAAGGGCGGGGCTGGCGAGTTCATCGAGTCCGGCGCGACCGAACTCGGCGGTGAGCTCCCGGTCAACACGTCGGGCGGGCTCAAATCGAAGGGGCACCCGATCGGCGCAACCGGTTCCGGTCAGGTTGTCGAGGCGTTCAAACAGCTCTCGGGGAAGGCCGGAGAGCGACAGGTCGAGAACCCAGTCCGCGGGCTCACCCACAACGTCGGCGGTAGCGGCGGTGCATCTGTGATTCATATTTTCGAGAAGGAAACGGAGGTGAGCGCCTGA